The Apibacter raozihei DNA segment TAAAATATCCTGAACATCTTCAGAATTTTTCACACGCTTTCCTATAAATGATTTTAATCTAGAATGATGCTCATTAAATATATCTTCCACACGGGATCCTGATTTATTTTTCATGTTCAGTGCTGGAGTCATCGTTATCGGTTTTATTTCTGTTAAAAAATCGATCTTTTCTCCAGCTAGGTCGTTCTCTTATTTTTTTTATAAAAACTTCCCTTTCATCATCAGACATTTTCATCCATTTTTCTTTCATAGGATTTCTCCGCATATTTTCAGAATTGTAAAATTCAGGATTAAATCTGCCGAATAATAGCCTGCAAAGTAATACCAGTCCGACTGATTGTAGATAGTTTATAGTGGGGAGAGTAAATAGTACAGGTGTAAGCCAGTTCCACAAAAGCATTACTATAAAACACAATATGGCAAATCCGGCTATTTTAATTAAAAAAAATCTTTGTTTCATTATATTAAGTATTTAAAATGGTTTTCATATCATAATTATGAACCCCTTTATATTTATAAACTAGAATTAAAAAAAATAATTTTCAACGACAAGATTAAAAGTTGTAATCTTTTTTTGTTGTAACCATAGCTTTTTATCATCAGTAGACATAGAAAGCCATGAATTACATTTTTTATCCAACTCTGTAATTAATGAAACTTCATTAATTTCTTCATTCATACTGTATTCATTATCATGAATAAATTTTATTTTTTGTTGGGTATTCATTTTTGACCAATTTTCTTCCAATATCCTAAAATGTTTAAATCTTTTACTAAACAGTGCCAAAGGAAAATAATTTTTTCTGAAAGCTGCTATCCGATGATCTATCAATTGAATTTTTTGTTCAATACTTAAATTTTCATTAGCTGAAAAAAGATTTTTACCGAATTCATTCCACGGAAATATATTTTCACGCAAAGAACTGGACTTAAATTTTTGACTTACCATAATTATTTACTTTTATATTTTTTGTAATTTTTGAGGGCCTCTCTATAAAGGTAGACAGTTCAGAAATGAAAATATTTTATTATATGTAAAAAATATATAAAAAATAAAATTGAGTTATGTAAGAAATGCTTAAAGCTTATTTTAATAAATGGGAGGATAGTTATTGAAGAATAATGAATATTATTGAAGAAATACAGGATATTTCATATCCTGTATTTCTTTAAAGATTGTTTATTTTGTGTAAAGCTATGTGGTAGATTCGAATTATTTTTTTTCTAAAGGTTTTTTATCAATTGAAGTTAAGGTCGGATATTTATCAAGTGTTTCAAAAATGTATTTATCATTTTGTTTTAGAGCAGTTATAAATTTACGTAGAGAATCTGCATACTGAGGTCTCTGGAACATTCTGTCATGAACCAGAATAACAATAGATTTAGGCATAAAAGTTTTACCACTTTTCA contains these protein-coding regions:
- a CDS encoding HMG-box domain-containing protein, whose amino-acid sequence is MKQRFFLIKIAGFAILCFIVMLLWNWLTPVLFTLPTINYLQSVGLVLLCRLLFGRFNPEFYNSENMRRNPMKEKWMKMSDDEREVFIKKIRERPSWRKDRFFNRNKTDNDDSSTEHEK